A window from Triticum aestivum cultivar Chinese Spring chromosome 6D, IWGSC CS RefSeq v2.1, whole genome shotgun sequence encodes these proteins:
- the LOC123144035 gene encoding putative ATP synthase protein YMF19, whose amino-acid sequence MTWEGSGHPYPGRQPPSFTSEMAKIPFWKVNLFLYRYKIAKVRFGVFSFLFEIQIEMPQLDKLTYFSQFFWLCLLLFTFYILLFNNNNGILGISRILKLRNQLLSRRGGEIQSKDPKNLEDISRKGFSTGLSYMYSSLSEVSQWCKTVDYLGKRRKITLISDFGEISGSRGMERQILYLISKSSYNTSSSRITCWKNIMLTHVPHGQGSIVL is encoded by the coding sequence ATGACTTGGGAGGGTTCCGGTCACCCCTACCCGGGCAGACAACCTCCCTCATTCACATCAGAAATGGCAAAGATTCCATTTTGGAAAGTCAATCTCTTTTTGTATAGATATAAAATAGCAAAAGTACGGTTCGGAGTCTTTTCTTTCTTATTTGAAATCCAAATCGAAATGCCTCAACTTGATAAATTAACTTATTTCTCACAATTTTTCTGGTTATGTCTTCTCCTCTTTACTTTTTATATTCTCTTATTTAATAATAATAATGGAATACTTGGAATTAGTAGAATTCTCAAACTACGGAACCAACTGCTTTCGCGCCGGGGGGGCGAGATCCAGAGCAAGGACCCTAAGAATCTGGAAGATATCTCGAGAAAAGGTTTTAGCACCGGTCTCTCATATATGTACTCCAGTTTATCCGAAGTATCCCAATGGTGTAAGACCGTCGACTATTTGGGGAAAAGGAGGAAAATCACTCTGATCTCAGATTTCGGAGAAATAAGTGGCTCACGAGGAATGGAGAGACAGATTCTCTATTTGATCTCGAAGTCCTCATATAACACTTCTTCCAGTCGGATCACTTGTTGGAAAAACATAATGCTCACACATGTTCCACACGGGCAAGGAAGCATAGTATTATGA